Within Takifugu flavidus isolate HTHZ2018 chromosome 12, ASM371156v2, whole genome shotgun sequence, the genomic segment GCGAGTCGTTAACGTGTTCCGTGTTTTCCTGAAGCCGTCTCGGTTTTCTCCGGAACAAAGGTCGCCGGCCCGCGCCGCGCTCACAGGATTAGCTTACGGCAAGGGGCCGTTCGCCAACCGCTAACATCAACCTGGCGCCGCATCGTTGCCTCTGTTGCACCCTGCGCTGCTAGGTACGtcacatcaaagaaaagatgaaagcTCGCCCGCCAAATATGTAGCTATGCAGATAACAGCGTACATGGAGGTTTAGCTAAAAGAAGCTAGCGCACAGGCACCTACCAGTCAAACCGGCCCAGCTAGCCGCCAGCAAGCGAACTTGTCGTGGTTTCGCGTCGATTATCCGCTGTAGCGATTCTTATTCCGAATAAACGAGGCGCTCCCGCGTCTCGGAGTGGCGCGCTAACGCCAACTGACACTTTTATTGCGTACaagcatgaaaaaaaacagccagaacTCGCAGGAACATGACACAGAACGAAGACGACGTGTTTAAGCTAACGGAGCGTGCGAGGGGGgggcccccgcccccgccgggACCCCCTAATATCTTCCACATGACAATAACGGCAGATTTACCACGTTGGGAAAATCAGCTCGGAATGATTTCAAGTGGGAGCGCAAACGGACATCGTGTTCGGTCCGAGTTCTAGCGGCGTTACCGAGATGCTAATTTTGCTAAGATTCGCTACGACGCGTTCTGGTGGTCCTCTGCCGGACGCTCGTTTGTCCTCCTTTCTGAAGTAGCACTTGAACGTTACCTAGCATGttggctgtcacacacacacacacacacacacacacacacacacacagccgctgTGCTACGTTGCTACATTTCTGGGAGTGTACTTCCTCTGTAGCTAGCAGTGCTCAACAGCTAGCGACTCTTTGTTGCCTTTGGAGTTGATGATGATATAAAGTTGTGAGTCTTCCCTTTGCGCTAATTGCTAACAGCTGCTAGTCATGTGGAACGCTACATTCTGTGAATGTTTCCGTGTTGCTATCGGGCAACAAAGGGCCTttgagtgggcggagcctcacgGAGATGAAGGTTCACTTCCCGGGGCTGTTTTTGGACGCGTCAGTCAGCGGCTTTGACGGGTAGCTAGCAAACATCCTTGACGTCTGAGTGTTGCCTCGAGCggcgcttcttcttcttcccgaaATACCGACCGTTCGCTAGCGCTGCTGCGGCTAAAAGGACGTTGTGGATTAAATCATCCCAAACTTGGacgtcacctttgacccctccgCGAGGACACCCTCATCGATGACATCACAACAGGGCGGTCCGCCTCGCGCCCGCGAGGAGCAGGTGGCGGCTGTAAAAGCTAACCGGTAACCCCCCCCCTGCTGTTTACTAGCCCAGCAGGCTAAGTCAGGACGTGAGGCCTGATTGTACAACAAATGTCGACCAGGTGTTGCCGCGCATGCAAATACTAGCGTGCAATTGTAGCGAgaactcacacgcacacacatacgcacacgcacgcacacacacacacacacacacacacacacacacacacacacacacacacacacacgcctggtCCTAGTCGCTACTTTACACGCAGCCGTATGAATGATGGACGTCACAACGTCAACGCTAGCCTCCTTCTACTCTGGAAGTTGTTGCCCCGGGGGGGGTCAggtcgccccccctccccccccgggGCCACGTTCCAGTCGgagcaggtcctggacctggagcaCGGAGGTGTCGACGGCAGCGCGGCCGACATTAGCTGCCTTTAAAGCTCTTTACGGGATCGATTGCCTCGTAAAAATGCTCAATAAAGTTTTACAAAAAACTCCGTCGGTACTTCATTAGCGCTCTTTACGGCCCTGCGGTGGGGGGCTCCTCCCAGCAAATGTTAGCTGACCGCTAGCGCTCATCGCCTTGTGAGGCCTTCGGCGATCCATCAGACGCCGTCTGGGCTCGGCCACGCCCACATCGCTTAACCCCGCCTCCTCACAGCACCCTCATCCTTCATAGCTTGTTAGCTACAAACACGACGTTCCTTCAGAAAATACCCTAATCCGAAGCTAAAGCCGATCGCTAATGCTGCGAGTATGCTAATGTTTCCTATTTGCTTTAACTAGCAGGATCAGATATTGCGATTTTTATGGGTAACGTTAGCCACACGCTGGGTCATCGAGGAAGTAAAACGACTCTGTGTGGACTatgaggagctggtggtgggcgtggcctaacGGAGGCGTCCCGCTTCCTCGCGCCAAAGTTCATTAAAGGGATCAACTGGATCCAATCAGGCCTGTAAACAAATTAGGCATCAAAGCTGAAGTAGCGGGACGTCGCTAACGAGGCTAACGAGGCGTGTTGGAGTCAGAGCGGCGGTTTGTGGTCACGGATGATGGCGAGCCACCAAAGTGGTCCCGGTTCTCCAGAGACCAGGAACCGGCCCACGGCCGTAACCACGGCAACGTCAACACGGGACAGAACGAGGGACGgctgatggatgggtggttTATTTCTCATTGAAATAGTGTGTATGCTAACCGTAGCATTGGTCCAAGCTAGGACGTCACTTCTGTAGCCGCGACGGCGACAGGAACCGCGCTAGCTCACTCTCAGCTCATCCCGGCTGGCGGCGCTGAACACTctgagctaatgctaacgctgctttttttcctccttcaccGGGTTTTTGTAGCAAATCCAAACAAATTCCTTTCTTAGCATTTGAACTttcgccccgccccccccccccccattagcaTAGTTCCTTagattcttttttcccttttctggtCAGAGGGAGCCGTCGGAGGATGACGGCAGGACTCTCGTTGCTAAAGTCGCGCCGTTGTTCAGTGTCTCTTACAGGAAAAGTTGTCACAGCTGTTAGCAATAACCCCGGATTAGCCTCAGCTGAGCGTCGCTGTGGTTTTAATTATTAAAGTCATTAAACGAAGTGACTCATCGGAGCCCAAAACCATCTCAGGTGCTAGCGGAACATCTCCGCGCACcacgacgccgccgccgcgcggGTTACATCAGCGCTTCCCGCTCTGACACCCGATACCTCGTACGACCAAAAACACGAAGCCTCCTCGTGTTCATACACACCACATTGGAAACAGACGGCGGCTAGCATGAGACGACCACCGTAGAACCTCGTTACTGCTCCGAGCATCCTAGCGTGCTATTAAATAGCGGCACGTAAATAGCGCGTGGCTAAAGGCCGCAGGTGAAACGACACAAAAGTGTTACGTAATCGAGCGCTTACCTGCGATTACGGCCGCGGCGACAGATGCTAATGAGTAAGCAGGAGCCCCCTGGACAGATCTGCTCACAGATGCTACGCAGGACAAACCACTGATGCAGTAGATTAgtactgttagcattagcatagcagGCGCCAAGCTTTTTAATAGCAATAGAGTTTTAGGGAGGAAAGAACATGAGACGTGAGCTTGATTAGCGTGTTAATTACGTTAGTGTTCTACATTGGTGTGAAGGAGCTTTTGCGCTAACTCGTGCTAGCATCTGCTCCGGGATCTTCCTCCGCAGCTCCGTCTCTTCAACAAAGGGCGAGCTTTTGAATCACTCACTGTCGGCGCCGCTCCCCAGGGAGCCTGACCGTTATCAGCTAGCAACGGAACCTCCCAGAACCTCCCAGAACCTCGGACGCGTGTTTTTCCGGGTCAGAACTCAATCGTGAAACTGTCGTTTCTGCCCTGGGAAGCATGAAAGCGCCAgtgaaaagctgttttttttagtttagcGTTCCTGTTTTTCATTACAGGATGACGGCTGAAACATTAGCGCAGCGGCTAACCTCGCCCAGCCCTTATTTTGCAGCGTCTCCACGGCAACGTAAATCTATGTAGGCGCTGGAAATACCCCCATTTAGCCTCgttatgttttcttttttcgcCGTGTGGGAGGGAAACGCATGCTAACGTCTGCTAGCAGAGACATCGCCTGGGTTAAAATGTGCTTAAGCAGCCACCAGAGGTCACGGTCCTGCTCTGACCTTGACCTCTCACCTCACACATCAACTATGAGCTTTAGATGGTTCCTCGCTGGTTCCCGGTAGTCTTGGTAGCTCTTGGAAACCATGAAGCGACGGATTCTTCACGGTTAGCACCATAACCGGCAACCGCGACCTGTTAGCTGATTTACGCCGCTGCTCCCGACGTAAATGTGCGAGGAGATAAACGAGGAGACGTCTCCGGACCGCCCCCTTTAGGAAGAGTTGCTATAAACAGCAGGCAGAGCTaaactgctaatgctaacggtaATAAATCTGATCCGATTCTCGTCAGATTCCACCGATGTGGCTGCGAGTTTAACCGCAACAGTCCCAATAATCCAGGAGTCTAAAGCTACGCGTGTTAGCGGTTAGCAGCGATGTGGCAGCAGCCCGTAAATCAGCTGTTCGGTGACTCCGCCCCCCCAGAGAGGCTAGCTGGGAGCCTCACTGGTTTCCAGAAACTGGGAAACATTAACCCATGTGAAGGGGGGGACTGGCCCCTGGTGGTAGAGGGGGGCCAGGGGGCCCACGGAGAGGACCAccccctctcctgtcctctgatCCGCTCAGGGTGCCACCGGGTCCATCTGAAAGGCGCAGGATGGTGGAGCTGGTttactggggtgggggggcgtgggggggggtgggggggggatggcgGCTGGGCGGCGGCCGGTGGAACAGAGACGTCATGGCTGATCTCATTCCCAGACCCGTTTTAATGGTCGAACAGAATCCCGGATCCCTCGGAAGGTCTCGGACCGCCTCCTGGCCACAGTCGACACCGAACCTGCCcgtagccccgcccactttgGCCAATCTGGACTTGCCACAAACATTTCCAGATGTTTGTTGTCACGGAGACCTGCGGCCCAATTCATTCGTTAGCCACCTTTATCGGACTGCTACCTGACGCGTTAGCAACAAACGCTGGGCAAATGTCGGGTCCCAGGAGAAGAACCGGAGACGAGCTGGATCAGCATATACTTTATTCCATACATGAATGTATACATAGTATACAGGCGGGAACGTGGTCCGGACTctacaacagcagcttcaggggGTGGAACTGGACCCTCAGAACCAgaacagacaggaaaaacacagacctgatgtgtttgtgctccacAGTTAGCTGGATGCTAACAGAGTTTCATTCAGGCTAGCAGAGGTTAGGAAGGTATAAACAACCTCAACATAAAACAAGATGTCGTTAGCAAAAACAGGTGTCCAGGCTACAGCTAGCTTGTTGCTCCTTGACTCAACAACCACCATGCTAGCAAGCCTGGGATCAAGTATCATGTGATTTCTGTGCTAATGTATTATCTAGATTACTGAAACCGTCTGTACCTACTGTTGTTGTGATTAGCAACACAATCATAGACAAATGAgagctaagctaacaggctTAGCATGAGGACAAGGAGACTCCACTGCagctgctaagctaacagaCTTTGTGCTAATGGTTTGACCTCTTGGGCGACGTtggacaaacaaacaaccaacaTTCAGGATATAGAAGACGTAAACATCTGCGCTAAGCTagttgtataaaaaaaaaatcctctcagATTTTTTTGGTCGCTGTTAATAAAAACTGGATCAAGTAAATCGGATACATGTGATCTTGGAAGGATATAACTGAGACGGGTCCGGGCGGACCCGCAGAACCGCTACAGTACTCGGATTCACAGTTTAGCAGTTTAGCATCCGCGGAGCTTCGACCTCTTCCGAGTTCTCTCCCTTCTGCTCCGGGATTCTGTTGCTGCTCGTACGTTGCCCGACGGCCACGGCGGAGGTAGTCTGACCACGGGACAAACCCAGGTATGTTCTGGCCTCGGGCGGCAGGTTCTGGTCAGATACTGGTCCTGGTGTCTCCCCTGGCCTAGCATGTCCTCAGGTAACACAGGTCCAGCTCCTGAGGCTTCCTCTTCCAGGAGCAGTGCTCTCTGGGCAGATTCACACCTTTTCCTGTCTCGCAGCGCACCTGCCGCCTtttgaagccccgcccacaggaCTTGGAGCAGTGGGACCAGGTCCCGATGGTCCACATGGGACACGGATCTCCACATGCCTTCTCTGACTGGGGCCTCTCGGCGCTGTCGCAGTCCATGGCGGCGCGCTTGTCGGCGCTCTGGCACAGCACCGGCCGCCTCTGGAGGCCGCTCCCGCACGTGACCGTGCACGACTCCCAGCCTCCCGCCACCCAGCGGCTGACCGGCCTCTTCCCCATCTTCGGCTCCACCTTGTTGCTGCCCTCCAGGATCCTGTTgtggctcctctcctccttccttagCACCTTCTCCTCCTTGCTCTCCTTGGAGACGTAGAAGGTGTAGCGGACCCTCGGAGGCGTCATCTTCCCGACGGACAGAACCTCCACGGTCAAAGGCTCCTTCAAGGGCATGACGGCCTGGAGGGTCTCCACGGAGGAGGAGGTCCCGCTGTAGCGGACTAGGCTGCCCTTCACCAGCAGGTCTCGCTCGGCGGCCGACACCACGTAGTTACCGTTCAGGATGTACTCGCCGTGCCGGTTCCTCACCGCCAGGTAGTTCTCGTCGCTCATCATTCCCTGGTAGCCGCGCTGGCGGACGTCGATGTTGGCGGCGCCGACGGGCAGCGTCACCACGAAGTTGTAGCCGTGACTGAAAGGCGAGAAGAGGAGCGTCACGACCACGACCacgccaggccaggccaggccaggccaggctagGCCAGGCCAGCCAGGCTAGGCCAGGCCAGGCTAGGCCAGGCCAGCCCAGGCTAGGCCAGGCTAGGCCAGGCCAGgctaggccaggccaggccaggctagGCCAGGCTAGGCCAGGATAGGCCAGGCCAGGCTAGGCCAGGCCAGGCTAGCCCCCACGCTGCCGGAAGGTGTCGGATACTCACATGGGTTTGGTGAACATTCCGGAGACCTTCGTGCAGCCCTGGTTGTTCCCGCCACAAACGCCGCACTTGTCAAACTTCTTCCTGGAGTTCAGCTTGCCTTCGCACCCCGCCTTGATGCACTTCCCCTGGACGCACACGGAGGGCGTGTCGGGGGAGCACGGCGTCCCGTCCACCACCTGCAAGGTCGGACACGCCTTTGACTTTCTGCCTCTGTGTTGCGTCGCTACATTTAGCCGGTGGGGCTCTTACCTTCGGAGCGAGGACGTAGAAGTATCCGGTCCCGTTGGCGCGGCAGATTAGCTTGCATTGGTCCTTGTGGGATATTCCGGAGTATTTGGGGACCCAGACGACAGAGGAGCCGAGCCTGTTGGTGTTCAGGTTCATGCCGTTGAACTCCTCACACTGCTGCTCCCGGAAGCTCTTACCtggagataaaaaaaaccccaaaacgcCGACGTTGGGTAACGCAATATTTGGCGATCGTGTTTAGGGTATTCCGAATCGCTACGTGTTCTCCGGTGTCCTCAAGAACAGCACAGTTCCCCCCCTGAGGTGAACAAGAACCAGCTCTGGTtgagccacagcagccagcCAACTAAtaaagctaatgctagcccCGGAGGTCGCTGCAAACATTCCCTGGCTGACTTTTCCGTACCTCATATTAGATTAAGACCGTGGCTAAATGGTCAGATAGCTTGTTGGCTCTTGGCTAGCTTGTACACTTGGTTCCAATTCCAGCGTGTTTTGCATCACTTTTCGCTTTAATCGGTACAAGAGGTCTTTAGGGCGAGGGCCCCTCCCACGTGCTTGGCAGACGCACGCTATCTTGGCCGGGCTTTGCTAGCTCTTGTTGTTTGGAAGCGAATCAGCTAATAAACTGCAAACTGTTTGAAAGAGCAGATGAATCCGCCAAACGAGCCTCGAGAAACCTCCCCGTTGCCCAGAAGTATCTGGATTTACGGGTTTTGCCTCATTTGCTAGTCACGATGGGGAGGAGCTACGTTAGCGGTTGCCCAGGCTAGCGCACCTGCATCCGGACAGGGGTTGAGGTTGCAGGAGCGGTATTTGACACGGAGGCCGTAGCAGTATTTGCCTCCGTTCTCAGGCGTGGGGCTGTTGCACTCCCTCTTGGCTAGCTcaactcctccaccacagctccGCGAACAACCGGCGTACGGACTCCAGGCCCCCCAGCGCCCGTTCACCTGGATCAGGGTAAAACAGAACCCAAGGGCATCAGACAGTGGTGAAACTGGGAGGACTGGACAGGGATGTGGGGCACTATCTCACCTTAGCCTGGGCGGTGCTGTTCTTGGCAGTGCAGGATCCTCGGTGGCAGACCCTGCCGTCCCCGCAGCCGGTGCCGTCCGCCCAGGGAAAGTGTCTGGTCTGGCAGACCAGTTGGCCCTGGGCCTTCCCAGTACACCACAGCTTGGAGCAGGGCTGCATGAAGGGGCAGGGCTTGGAGCCGGGCCCGAAGGCCAGCTGGCACTGGCGGTGCAGGTTGTAGCTGAACCCAGGCAGGTTGTTGGGCAGAGAGAGCTGCTTCTGGGGCGGGTCCAGCAGACACTCccctgcagaggtcaaaggtcagaggtcagtccAGGGGGACTTTTCATTGGTCATTACGGTTGACATAAGCTAGCTCTGGTACTTCCCGGTTCCTGATACTGGTCCCGCTGGTAGTCTTTCCTCGTTTCAGCTTTCTCTGCTAAGAAAGTGATCTTTATCTTACTAGCTTTACTAGCTAGCTTTATAACTAGCTTTTTCCTGCTTAGTCCAGCTAAGCTGCCAAAGAGATTGAGTATCGGCTCCTCTCGAGGACTTCGTGTCACCGAGTTTATCAgcgaaaaaaaagaaaaaagatccgATCCAGAAGTTTGTCCCCATAAAAACGTCCCATTTTAAGTGCTGTTTGGAACCAGAGACTCCGTCTGTTTACAGTGAACTGGACTGAAAAGACGGTTTCGGATCCTCCTCGGCTCCTCCGCTAACCTCGCTAACGGCGTTTGAAACTATGAGCTCCAGACGTGAAACCTCCGCAGAATCATCTCCTTTTATATGTTTCCATTAGAAACACTTTGATGTCAGATCAAAGCGTCTCATATACGCTAGCTTACCTTAAAGCTACCACAGAACAAGTCCTGGACCCACAGACGAACCAAATTACGTAAATTCCTGAAATTGGTTAATAACGCTTAACCACATTCAAGGTGAAGCTAAAATTAACCCTTTAGCTAAAAGTGAGATTGCTACCAGATGAGACAAATCCAGGAAGTGTTTACGGACCGTGACCCCTGTCCAGGAACTCGGTGATGATGGCGGCGCTACACACGGACCAGGGCGGCTCCTGTCGATCTGGATCAGGGTGGGCGACATCATGTGGTTGTCCTTCAGCTTCCCGAAGACCTCCTCGCACGCCTTCACGTTGTCGTGGGGCATGTTGAAGACGTGTCCTGAGGGGGACGAGGccatgaggtcacccaagattCTGACGTTATGCTAATATTAGCGAACGGGGAAATCGCGCGTGTTTGAGGGCAACGCCACCTCCGCTGGGATTTGGAGCTGATGTCATCGTATGGGAACGTTCTGGAGCAACAGGGAATTCAGTTCCAAGGAAATCATCtcgtggggggggttctggtgggggggggtctagtTGGGTTTAAACATATTGGATCATGAGAAGTAATTACTTAACGTACGTAAACCGAGAGCTCTCCTGGGGCCTGCTGTTATTTTAAAGCCCCCTGAACCACGGCGTTATGAACTGGTGTTTTTGAGGGTTGTCTTAGCGACGCGCGCACGTGCTCCGCtagctttttttaatttcatttcgTAAAGAGGGAGTGGGAAAAATGCGTAGAAATTGGCATTTTAGCGAGGAGCTAGGGTTAGCGTATTCTCAGGAACTATCACTGCCCCATGACACAAAGCTTAAGCAACCCATAATATGCTATATGTTAGCATCACATAGAAAGGTTAGGATAGTCTAACCATATAAAAAACTTCCATGTCTCTTTTTTAGCGCTGGCTAGTTGGTTCCGCATCTGCATTGTTGAAACCGTGCCAAATCTCCCCTTTGCCCAGAGACcagatgctacagatgctaGTTTTGATTGTTCCCGTAATTAGGATGCTAATTTGTAAACAGAACATCAGGTGTGTGCAATTAAGTCCAAGTGTTCGGACTTAAAACCGCTAAAACCGCAGCCTTGTACTTTTAGCTCAGCGTGAGACGTTGGATAGCAACCCCGTTAGCTTGCACGTACACGTGCGTAAAACCTGTAGAAATCATTAGCCGTGGGATCTACGCGAGCCTTAGCGCGAAGCTCACGTGAGCTGTTAGCGCGCTTCCTTACCGAGCTCGTGGGCGGCCGTGAACGCTGTGGGCAAACCGTCATCCTCGATGACGGAGCAGCTCCTCTTGGGGTCGCACATCGTCCCCACGTCCGCCATCCCCAGAGTATCGCAGGTGGTGGCTCCACACAGATCCTGGGGACACGTGAGGGTTGAagtttgaccttgacctttaGCGGGAACAGGCTAACCCGAAGCACATGGGACTCCGCTTTGCTTATTGTTGCTACTTCTTCAAATATACCGAGCGACCCACCGCGGACTTCCCCCTCTTGTTTAGGTAAAGAGACCGACACGAGGGAACAGGTCCTTACCGCTAAAGCTCCGGGCATGCTAACGCGCAGATGTTAAAGTTTAGCTCGATGTTTACGTTTTCCACGATTATTGCGAATTAGTCAACATGCTAGGGCTCTGAAATAAGATGATAAGCACAGGAATTGCTCGGCAACGCTCATTATTAGCTAAACGCTAAGCGCGACCATCCTCCCTACTAGCTCGGCTGCAGCCAGGTGGACCGCCGTGACTCATCGGAGGAAAGATTCCTGGAACTGTCCTCGCTCTTACGTCAGAATTCCACACGAGTGCAGAGGAGGAACTTGTCCAAGTCCTCTGACATTCCGTGGACGCCCTCCACCGATAGCACTCGCGGTTTTCCCATCGCCACAGCTGCGCTCAGGATGTCCCGCGCGGACCGGCGGCGTTCCCACGAATCATTACCCTCGGTGTAAATAAGACAATCAGCGCTGACCTTGAACTGGGGGCTTTTAGCGTGTTGCTGCACCACAGAGGCGAGGGGAGCTAATGGAAAGCAGAGCCGGCCGGCGGCCTCGCGGGACTAGCTTTGATTAGCTTTACAGCTCAAAGTGGATGAACACCAGCGAGACGTGGAGCCAGCTCTTGGTCGCTGGGATTTGCTTTTCCAGAAGTCCCGGTCGGAGAAACTGGGAAAACTGGCGTCAAAGGGGCTCTGATGCTAAAGCTAGCATCGTGATGGTGATGCACATTGGACCTGTTTTCAGATGTTCTGGTTGAAGCCTCTAATTGGAGGACCAGGACGTTAGAATCATAACATGACCTGAtgcgaacccccccccccccacacacacacacacacgtacacacacacaacgccccccccccccctcccaaactGAGATGTTTTCCATGTTCCTCTAAACTTTAAAACTCTTTGTCAGGGTCTCTGGCGGCCCTCCTGATCCCCCGAGGCCCCGGTCTTTGGCCCAGGtgcccctgccccccctgccccccccccccccccctacctgCTTGGTGAACAGGACGGCCGTGTCCCAGTAGTCCGGGTGCTTGTCGCTGTGCTTGTTCAGCTTCTTCTGCCAGGAGCAGAAGTTGCGCAGCGTCAGCGCGGCGTTGCTGGAGACCTTGGGCCCCTTGTCGGCCCCCCCCAGCACCATGAagcccaccaccaccacgctgaTGGGGTTGAGGATGCTGGGGTGCTTGTAGAGCCGGGCCACCACCGACATGAGGGTCAGCAGGTAGTGCTGCAGGTCCTCCCCGTGAGCGCTGGCCATGGACTCGTCGGCCACCACCAGGACCTCCACGAACCTGGGGATGGAGGCGAACCTCCTGGACCTGCCCGCCCC encodes:
- the LOC130535149 gene encoding LOW QUALITY PROTEIN: A disintegrin and metalloproteinase with thrombospondin motifs 15-like (The sequence of the model RefSeq protein was modified relative to this genomic sequence to represent the inferred CDS: inserted 1 base in 1 codon), with protein sequence MVPLVGALLILTKLLLCCGPVRCLEVDFCSPQRADEHPQGRAEQAGDGGVVFKLRAFTRDLYLRLTPDSGFLAPPESRAASAASDLRDCFYSGDVNADPDSFAALSLCGGLSGGFSYDGMEYFISPGGSARAAPGDPAERTHVISRRGRVDPGGSATRRCGVAPGGNFSASLERYRHLSETVLGGAGRSRRFASIPRFVEVLVVADESMASAHGEDLQHYLLTLMSVVARLYKHPSILNPISVVVVGFMVLGGADKGPKVSSNAALTLRNFCSWQKKLNKHSDKHPDYWDTAVLFTKQDLCGATTCDTLGMADVGTMCDPKRSCSVIEDDGLPTAFTAAHELGHVFNMPHDNVKACEEVFGKLKDNHMMSPTLIQIDXEPPWSVCSAAIITEFLDRGHGECLLDPPQKQLSLPNNLPGFSYNLHRQCQLAFGPGSKPCPFMQPCSKLWCTGKAQGQLVCQTRHFPWADGTGCGDGRVCHRGSCTAKNSTAQAKVNGRWGAWSPYAGCSRSCGGGVELAKRECNSPTPENGGKYCYGLRVKYRSCNLNPCPDAGKSFREQQCEEFNGMNLNTNRLGSSVVWVPKYSGISHKDQCKLICRANGTGYFYVLAPKVVDGTPCSPDTPSVCVQGKCIKAGCEGKLNSRKKFDKCGVCGGNNQGCTKVSGMFTKPIHGYNFVVTLPVGAANIDVRQRGYQGMMSDENYLAVRNRHGEYILNGNYVVSAAERDLLVKGSLVRYSGTSSSVETLQAVMPLKEPLTVEVLSVGKMTPPRVRYTFYVSKESKEEKVLRKEERSHNRILEGSNKVEPKMGKRPVSRWVAGGWESCTVTCGSGLQRRPVLCQSADKRAAMDCDSAERPQSEKACGDPCPMWTIGTWSHCSKSCGRGFKRRQVRCETGKGVNLPREHCSWKRKPQELDLCYLRTC